A region of Arabidopsis thaliana chromosome 5, partial sequence DNA encodes the following proteins:
- the CSLA11 gene encoding cellulose synthase like A11: MKTMWWRDMRSLLIVPMFKCLVAICLVISLLVFVESLYMNIVVIYVKLCKRKPEKIYKWEAMQEDLELGNQNFPMVLVQIPMYNEREVFKLSIGAACRLIWPLDRLIVQVLDDSTDPTIMEMVSTECGKWATKGINIKCERRDNRNGYKAGALKQGMRHSYVKTCTYIAIFDADFQPEPDYLERTVPFLIHNPELALVQARWKFVNAKKCLMTRMQEMSLNYHFTAEQESGSTRHAFFGFNGTAGVWRLAAMEEAGGWKDRTTVEDMDLAVRVGLHGWKFVFVNDVSVKSELPSQFKAFRFQQHRWSCGPANLFRKMTMEIIRNKRVTIWKKLYVIYSFFFVRKIIVHFFTFFFYCFILPTSVFFPEVNIPTWSTVYFPFMITLFNAIATPRLVLCSFIHIIVVTSQIIVYNNEFIMKYIWYACRSFYLVIFWVLFENVMAMHRTKGTFIGLLEGGRVNEWVVTEKLGDALETKLLPQVRKPRNGFLERINSKEMMVGIYILCCASYNLVFGKTVLYIYLYMQALAFIIAGIGFIGT; encoded by the exons ATGAAGACGATGTGGTGGAGAGATATGAGAAGTCTACTTATAGTTCCAATGTTCAAGTGTTTGGTGGCTATATGTTTGGTCATCTCACTATTAGTTTTCGTAGAAAGTTTATATATGAACATTGTAGTAATCTACGTCAAGTTGTGTAAACGCAAACCCGAGAAGATTTACAAATGGGAGGCAATGCAAGAGGACTTGGAGCTCGGAAATCAAAACTTTCCCATGGTTCTTGTCCAAATCCCAATGTACAACGAACGagag GTGTTTAAGTTATCCATTGGTGCTGCTTGCAGACTCATATGGCCATTGGATCGACTAATCGTTCAAGTTTTAGATGATTCCACTGATCCCACCATCATG GAAATGGTAAGCACAGAGTGTGGAAAATGGGCAACCAAAGGCATAAACATAAAATGTGAGAGGAGAGACAATAGAAATGGCTATAAGGCTGGAGCTCTTAAACAAGGTATGAGGCATAGTTACGTCAAAACATGCACCTACATTGCAATCTTCGATGCTGATTTTCAGCCAGAGCCCGACTACCTCGAACGCACTGTCCCATTTCTTATCCACAATCCCGAACTCGCTCTTGTTCAAGCTCGATGGAAATTTG TGAACGCAAAGAAGTGCTTGATGACTAGGATGCAGGAGATGTCCCTCAATTACCATTTCACGGCAGAGCAAGAATCCGGATCCACTAGACATGCCTTCTTTGGCTTTAATG GGACTGCGGGTGTATGGAGACTGGCGGCGATGGAAGAAGCTGGTGGTTGGAAAGACCGGACCACCGTAGAGGACATGGACTTGGCCGTTCGTGTAGGTCTACACGGCTGGAAATTTGTCTTTGTCAACGATGTTTCG GTGAAAAGTGAGCTACCAAGCCAATTTAAGGCATTCAGATTCCAGCAACATCGATGGTCATGCGGTCCAGCTAATCTCTTCAGAAAAATGACTATGGAAATTATTCGCAATAAG AGAGTGACGATTTGGAAGAAATTGTATGTGATCTATAGTTTCTTTTTCGTAAGGAAGATCATAGTCcatttcttcactttcttcttctattgtttCATTCTTCCTACGAGCGTATTCTTTCCCGAAGTCAACATTCCGACTTGGTCAACCgtttattttccttttatgaTCACTCTATTCAATGCCATTGCCACACCAAGGTTAGTACTATGTTCATTTATTCACATCATAGTAGTAACTAGCCAGATTATAGTATACAACAATGAATTTATTATGAAGTACATTTGGTATGCATGTAGATCTTTCTACCTCGTGATTTTTTGGGTCTTATTCGAGAATGTAATGGCTATGCATCGGACCAAAGGCACTTTCATCGGTTTACTTGAAGGAGGGAGAGTTAACGAATGGGTCGTCACCGAGAAATTAGGTGATGCGCTTGAGACTAAGTTACTTCCCCAAGTAAGAAAACCTCGCAACGGGTTTCTCGAAAG GATAAACTCAAAAGAGATGATGGTGGGGATATACATATTGTGCTGTGCATCATATAACCTTGTCTTTGGGAAGACAGTGTTATATATCTATCTTTACATGCAGGCTCTTGCTTTTATTATTGCCGGAATTGGTTTTATAGGAACTTGA
- the CSLA11 gene encoding cellulose synthase like A11 (cellulose synthase like A11 (CSLA11); CONTAINS InterPro DOMAIN/s: Glycosyl transferase, family 2 (InterPro:IPR001173); BEST Arabidopsis thaliana protein match is: cellulose synthase-like A10 (TAIR:AT1G24070.1); Has 4862 Blast hits to 4856 proteins in 1449 species: Archae - 192; Bacteria - 3834; Metazoa - 9; Fungi - 83; Plants - 479; Viruses - 11; Other Eukaryotes - 254 (source: NCBI BLink).), with translation MQEDLELGNQNFPMVLVQIPMYNEREVFKLSIGAACRLIWPLDRLIVQVLDDSTDPTIMEMVSTECGKWATKGINIKCERRDNRNGYKAGALKQGMRHSYVKTCTYIAIFDADFQPEPDYLERTVPFLIHNPELALVQARWKFVNAKKCLMTRMQEMSLNYHFTAEQESGSTRHAFFGFNGTAGVWRLAAMEEAGGWKDRTTVEDMDLAVRVGLHGWKFVFVNDVSVKSELPSQFKAFRFQQHRWSCGPANLFRKMTMEIIRNKRVTIWKKLYVIYSFFFVRKIIVHFFTFFFYCFILPTSVFFPEVNIPTWSTVYFPFMITLFNAIATPRSFYLVIFWVLFENVMAMHRTKGTFIGLLEGGRVNEWVVTEKLGDALETKLLPQVRKPRNGFLERINSKEMMVGIYILCCASYNLVFGKTVLYIYLYMQALAFIIAGIGFIGT, from the exons ATGCAAGAGGACTTGGAGCTCGGAAATCAAAACTTTCCCATGGTTCTTGTCCAAATCCCAATGTACAACGAACGagag GTGTTTAAGTTATCCATTGGTGCTGCTTGCAGACTCATATGGCCATTGGATCGACTAATCGTTCAAGTTTTAGATGATTCCACTGATCCCACCATCATG GAAATGGTAAGCACAGAGTGTGGAAAATGGGCAACCAAAGGCATAAACATAAAATGTGAGAGGAGAGACAATAGAAATGGCTATAAGGCTGGAGCTCTTAAACAAGGTATGAGGCATAGTTACGTCAAAACATGCACCTACATTGCAATCTTCGATGCTGATTTTCAGCCAGAGCCCGACTACCTCGAACGCACTGTCCCATTTCTTATCCACAATCCCGAACTCGCTCTTGTTCAAGCTCGATGGAAATTTG TGAACGCAAAGAAGTGCTTGATGACTAGGATGCAGGAGATGTCCCTCAATTACCATTTCACGGCAGAGCAAGAATCCGGATCCACTAGACATGCCTTCTTTGGCTTTAATG GGACTGCGGGTGTATGGAGACTGGCGGCGATGGAAGAAGCTGGTGGTTGGAAAGACCGGACCACCGTAGAGGACATGGACTTGGCCGTTCGTGTAGGTCTACACGGCTGGAAATTTGTCTTTGTCAACGATGTTTCG GTGAAAAGTGAGCTACCAAGCCAATTTAAGGCATTCAGATTCCAGCAACATCGATGGTCATGCGGTCCAGCTAATCTCTTCAGAAAAATGACTATGGAAATTATTCGCAATAAG AGAGTGACGATTTGGAAGAAATTGTATGTGATCTATAGTTTCTTTTTCGTAAGGAAGATCATAGTCcatttcttcactttcttcttctattgtttCATTCTTCCTACGAGCGTATTCTTTCCCGAAGTCAACATTCCGACTTGGTCAACCgtttattttccttttatgaTCACTCTATTCAATGCCATTGCCACACCAAG ATCTTTCTACCTCGTGATTTTTTGGGTCTTATTCGAGAATGTAATGGCTATGCATCGGACCAAAGGCACTTTCATCGGTTTACTTGAAGGAGGGAGAGTTAACGAATGGGTCGTCACCGAGAAATTAGGTGATGCGCTTGAGACTAAGTTACTTCCCCAAGTAAGAAAACCTCGCAACGGGTTTCTCGAAAG GATAAACTCAAAAGAGATGATGGTGGGGATATACATATTGTGCTGTGCATCATATAACCTTGTCTTTGGGAAGACAGTGTTATATATCTATCTTTACATGCAGGCTCTTGCTTTTATTATTGCCGGAATTGGTTTTATAGGAACTTGA
- the CSLA11 gene encoding cellulose synthase like A11, translated as MKTMWWRDMRSLLIVPMFKCLVAICLVISLLVFVESLYMNIVVIYVKLCKRKPEKIYKWEAMQEDLELGNQNFPMVLVQIPMYNEREVFKLSIGAACRLIWPLDRLIVQVLDDSTDPTIMEMVSTECGKWATKGINIKCERRDNRNGYKAGALKQGMRHSYVKTCTYIAIFDADFQPEPDYLERTVPFLIHNPELALVQARWKFVNAKKCLMTRMQEMSLNYHFTAEQESGSTRHAFFGFNGTAGVWRLAAMEEAGGWKDRTTVEDMDLAVRVGLHGWKFVFVNDVSVKSELPSQFKAFRFQQHRWSCGPANLFRKMTMEIIRNKRVTIWKKLYVIYSFFFVRKIIVHFFTFFFYCFILPTSVFFPEVNIPTWSTVYFPFMITLFNAIATPRSFYLVIFWVLFENVMAMHRTKGTFIGLLEGGRVNEWVVTEKLGDALETKLLPQVRKPRNGFLERINSKEMMVGIYILCCASYNLVFGKTVLYIYLYMQALAFIIAGIGFIGT; from the exons ATGAAGACGATGTGGTGGAGAGATATGAGAAGTCTACTTATAGTTCCAATGTTCAAGTGTTTGGTGGCTATATGTTTGGTCATCTCACTATTAGTTTTCGTAGAAAGTTTATATATGAACATTGTAGTAATCTACGTCAAGTTGTGTAAACGCAAACCCGAGAAGATTTACAAATGGGAGGCAATGCAAGAGGACTTGGAGCTCGGAAATCAAAACTTTCCCATGGTTCTTGTCCAAATCCCAATGTACAACGAACGagag GTGTTTAAGTTATCCATTGGTGCTGCTTGCAGACTCATATGGCCATTGGATCGACTAATCGTTCAAGTTTTAGATGATTCCACTGATCCCACCATCATG GAAATGGTAAGCACAGAGTGTGGAAAATGGGCAACCAAAGGCATAAACATAAAATGTGAGAGGAGAGACAATAGAAATGGCTATAAGGCTGGAGCTCTTAAACAAGGTATGAGGCATAGTTACGTCAAAACATGCACCTACATTGCAATCTTCGATGCTGATTTTCAGCCAGAGCCCGACTACCTCGAACGCACTGTCCCATTTCTTATCCACAATCCCGAACTCGCTCTTGTTCAAGCTCGATGGAAATTTG TGAACGCAAAGAAGTGCTTGATGACTAGGATGCAGGAGATGTCCCTCAATTACCATTTCACGGCAGAGCAAGAATCCGGATCCACTAGACATGCCTTCTTTGGCTTTAATG GGACTGCGGGTGTATGGAGACTGGCGGCGATGGAAGAAGCTGGTGGTTGGAAAGACCGGACCACCGTAGAGGACATGGACTTGGCCGTTCGTGTAGGTCTACACGGCTGGAAATTTGTCTTTGTCAACGATGTTTCG GTGAAAAGTGAGCTACCAAGCCAATTTAAGGCATTCAGATTCCAGCAACATCGATGGTCATGCGGTCCAGCTAATCTCTTCAGAAAAATGACTATGGAAATTATTCGCAATAAG AGAGTGACGATTTGGAAGAAATTGTATGTGATCTATAGTTTCTTTTTCGTAAGGAAGATCATAGTCcatttcttcactttcttcttctattgtttCATTCTTCCTACGAGCGTATTCTTTCCCGAAGTCAACATTCCGACTTGGTCAACCgtttattttccttttatgaTCACTCTATTCAATGCCATTGCCACACCAAG ATCTTTCTACCTCGTGATTTTTTGGGTCTTATTCGAGAATGTAATGGCTATGCATCGGACCAAAGGCACTTTCATCGGTTTACTTGAAGGAGGGAGAGTTAACGAATGGGTCGTCACCGAGAAATTAGGTGATGCGCTTGAGACTAAGTTACTTCCCCAAGTAAGAAAACCTCGCAACGGGTTTCTCGAAAG GATAAACTCAAAAGAGATGATGGTGGGGATATACATATTGTGCTGTGCATCATATAACCTTGTCTTTGGGAAGACAGTGTTATATATCTATCTTTACATGCAGGCTCTTGCTTTTATTATTGCCGGAATTGGTTTTATAGGAACTTGA
- the CSLA11 gene encoding cellulose synthase like A11 encodes MKTMWWRDMRSLLIVPMFKCLVAICLVISLLVFVESLYMNIVVIYVKLCKRKPEKIYKWEAMQEDLELGNQNFPMVLVQIPMYNEREVFKLSIGAACRLIWPLDRLIVQVLDDSTDPTIMEMVSTECGKWATKGINIKCERRDNRNGYKAGALKQGMRHSYVKTCTYIAIFDADFQPEPDYLERTVPFLIHNPELALVQARWKFVNAKKCLMTRMQEMSLNYHFTAEQESGSTRHAFFGFNGTAGVWRLAAMEEAGGWKDRTTVEDMDLAVRVGLHGWKFVFVNDVSVKSELPSQFKAFRFQQHRWSCGPANLFRKMTMEIIRNKRVTIWKKLYVIYSFFFVRKIIVHFFTFFFYCFILPTSVFFPEVNIPTWSTVYFPFMITLFNAIATPRSFYLVIFWVLFENVMAMHRTKGTFIGLLEGGRVNEWVVTEKLGDALETKLLPQVRKPRNGFLER; translated from the exons ATGAAGACGATGTGGTGGAGAGATATGAGAAGTCTACTTATAGTTCCAATGTTCAAGTGTTTGGTGGCTATATGTTTGGTCATCTCACTATTAGTTTTCGTAGAAAGTTTATATATGAACATTGTAGTAATCTACGTCAAGTTGTGTAAACGCAAACCCGAGAAGATTTACAAATGGGAGGCAATGCAAGAGGACTTGGAGCTCGGAAATCAAAACTTTCCCATGGTTCTTGTCCAAATCCCAATGTACAACGAACGagag GTGTTTAAGTTATCCATTGGTGCTGCTTGCAGACTCATATGGCCATTGGATCGACTAATCGTTCAAGTTTTAGATGATTCCACTGATCCCACCATCATG GAAATGGTAAGCACAGAGTGTGGAAAATGGGCAACCAAAGGCATAAACATAAAATGTGAGAGGAGAGACAATAGAAATGGCTATAAGGCTGGAGCTCTTAAACAAGGTATGAGGCATAGTTACGTCAAAACATGCACCTACATTGCAATCTTCGATGCTGATTTTCAGCCAGAGCCCGACTACCTCGAACGCACTGTCCCATTTCTTATCCACAATCCCGAACTCGCTCTTGTTCAAGCTCGATGGAAATTTG TGAACGCAAAGAAGTGCTTGATGACTAGGATGCAGGAGATGTCCCTCAATTACCATTTCACGGCAGAGCAAGAATCCGGATCCACTAGACATGCCTTCTTTGGCTTTAATG GGACTGCGGGTGTATGGAGACTGGCGGCGATGGAAGAAGCTGGTGGTTGGAAAGACCGGACCACCGTAGAGGACATGGACTTGGCCGTTCGTGTAGGTCTACACGGCTGGAAATTTGTCTTTGTCAACGATGTTTCG GTGAAAAGTGAGCTACCAAGCCAATTTAAGGCATTCAGATTCCAGCAACATCGATGGTCATGCGGTCCAGCTAATCTCTTCAGAAAAATGACTATGGAAATTATTCGCAATAAG AGAGTGACGATTTGGAAGAAATTGTATGTGATCTATAGTTTCTTTTTCGTAAGGAAGATCATAGTCcatttcttcactttcttcttctattgtttCATTCTTCCTACGAGCGTATTCTTTCCCGAAGTCAACATTCCGACTTGGTCAACCgtttattttccttttatgaTCACTCTATTCAATGCCATTGCCACACCAAG ATCTTTCTACCTCGTGATTTTTTGGGTCTTATTCGAGAATGTAATGGCTATGCATCGGACCAAAGGCACTTTCATCGGTTTACTTGAAGGAGGGAGAGTTAACGAATGGGTCGTCACCGAGAAATTAGGTGATGCGCTTGAGACTAAGTTACTTCCCCAAGTAAGAAAACCTCGCAACGGGTTTCTCGAAAGGTAA
- a CDS encoding 50S ribosomal protein-like protein (50S ribosomal protein-related; BEST Arabidopsis thaliana protein match is: unknown protein (TAIR:AT1G66890.1); Has 1807 Blast hits to 1807 proteins in 277 species: Archae - 0; Bacteria - 0; Metazoa - 736; Fungi - 347; Plants - 385; Viruses - 0; Other Eukaryotes - 339 (source: NCBI BLink).), translating into MSLSRLHKFKLFAAHRSLEASTAGSPTMSPTKSPVFNLRRRKTLRMLFDKSSDSRRRNLRQILEESPESDGNSGNKKRGNHRATRRKLRELLVTSPSPPYKGREDIDGIGEERSEISPLNVTSNGDGRELTARRFGSSGSVQSFRLRILRKPWRPVLVSIPEQ; encoded by the coding sequence ATGTCACTCTCCCGTCTACACAAATTCAAGCTCTTCGCGGCACATCGTAGCTTGGAAGCGTCCACCGCGGGGAGTCCCACGATGAGTCCAACGAAGAGCCCTGTATTCAATCTCCGACGACGCAAAACCCTGCGGATGTTGTTCGATAAGAGCTCCGATAGTCGCAGACGGAATCTCCGTCAGATCCTTGAGGAATCTCCGGAATCAGATGGAAATTCCGGGAATAAGAAGAGGGGAAACCACCGTGCTACTAGGCGTAAATTGAGAGAGCTCTTGGTCACATCGCCGTCGCCGCCGTACAAAGGCAGAGAAGATATAGACGGaattggagaagagagaagcgAGATTTCGCCGTTAAACGTCACTTCAAACGGTGACGGCAGAGAGTTAACGGCTCGACGATTCGGTTCATCCGGTTCGGTTCAATCATTTCGGTTAAGGATTTTAAGAAAACCATGGCGACCAGTCCTGGTTTCTATTCCTGagcaataa
- a CDS encoding HEAT repeat-containing protein (HEAT repeat-containing protein; FUNCTIONS IN: binding; INVOLVED IN: biological_process unknown; LOCATED IN: endomembrane system; EXPRESSED IN: 23 plant structures; EXPRESSED DURING: 15 growth stages; CONTAINS InterPro DOMAIN/s: Armadillo-like helical (InterPro:IPR011989), HEAT, type 2 (InterPro:IPR021133), LisH dimerisation motif (InterPro:IPR006594), Armadillo-type fold (InterPro:IPR016024); Has 30201 Blast hits to 17322 proteins in 780 species: Archae - 12; Bacteria - 1396; Metazoa - 17338; Fungi - 3422; Plants - 5037; Viruses - 0; Other Eukaryotes - 2996 (source: NCBI BLink).), with protein MDAERSSLCNFFVNFLMEENYLLTAFELLHELLDDGRDAQAIRLKEFFSDPSRFPPDQISRYNSIRVADPQSLLEEKEALAEKLAISEYEFRLAQEDIARLKTEGQKKSVPSIDKSEEMDSDEFGGNRPEIQRKKKDFSFTDIGPLKNNERQDLNCAVKEYLLLAGYRLTAMTFYEEVTDQNLDVWQDSPAHVPDALRYYYYQYLSSTSEAAEEKIAMLQENESLKKEIERLSKEKDGLLKSKENFEEQIGAFNKSTESLQKDLRDREKQVQSLKQSSEHQRRNLNDCRAEITSLKMHIEGSRAGQYVSLNEGDPVKLQSKEVEEQISTLSEEVVNPTVEKDGGLISKVSISAEKGHIQTEDDMVVEEVKNIIADQREVAGEAGNISYANNGTLENQKEVSNYLLSPSNGNFSPRDLGSILKVDPGIGRDSNSKSDNANGEAASEEMGLGTIQILADALPNIVPYVLINHREELLPLMMCAIERHPVSSTRDSLTHTLFNLIKRPDEQQRRIIMDACVSLSRNVGEMRTETELLPQCWEQINHTYEERRLLVAQSCGELAEYVRPEIRDSLILSIVQQLIEDSATVVREAAAHNLALLLPLFPNTDKYFKVEEMMFQLICDPSGLVVETTLKELLPAVIKWGNRLDHILRGLLSHTLSSAQHCPPLSGVEGSLESHLRVLGERERWNIDVLLRMLMELLPAIHQKAMTTCPFSSISKSEESAFSVSLLEIYAEGRSEWPMFEWMHVDCFANLLQLACMLPQKEDHLRNRITKFLLAVSERFGSSYLTHIELPVFLVAAGDDEADLRFLPSAIHPRIKGLKPRTAVANRLATLCILPLLLAGVLGAPSKREELTIFLRQLLVESKTKENQSSKHNNEVLDAVRFLCTFEVHHNMIFGILWEMVVDSTAELKINAAKLLKTIVPYIDAKVASANVLPALITLGSDQNLNVKYASIDAFGSVAQHFKVDMIVDKILVQMDAFMEDGSHEAIIAVIRALLVAIPHTTERLRDYLLSKILQLSASPSSSTDVNRRRERANAFCEAIRALDATDLSQTSVKEYLLPAIQNLLKDPDALDPAHKEALEIIMKERSGGTFEAISKAMGAHLGIASSVTSLFGEGGLLGKKEATESTAPGSPTGQGPESPKVVAAASEDTRFRRIMRGNFTEMLRSKAKTQDETQPQNH; from the exons atggaCGCGGAGCGATCGTCGTTGTGCAACTTTTTCGTCAACTTCCTGATGGAGGAGAACTACCTCTTGACGGCGTTTGAGCTTCTTCACGAGCTCCTCGACGATGGCCGCGATGCCCAAGCAATTCGTCTTAAGGAGTTCTTTTCCGATCCTTCCCGTTTCCCTCCTGATCAGATTTCTCGGTATAATTCAATTCGAG TTGCGGATCCACAAAGTTTGTTGGAGGAGAAAGAAGCTTTAGCTGAGAAGTTAGCTATCAGCGAATATGAATTTCGTCTAGCTCAGGAGGATATTGCAAGATTGAAAACTGAAGGACAGAAGAAATCTGTTCCTTCGATTGACAAGTCAGAAG AGATGGATTCGGATGAGTTTGGAGGCAACAGGCCAGAGATTCAacggaaaaagaaagatttttccTTCACTGATATAGGGCCTTTGAAGAACAATGAACGTCAAGACTTAAACTGTGCAGTGAAAGAATATCTTCTTCTAGCAGGTTATAGGCTTACGGCTATGACATTTTATGAGGAG GTGACAGACCAGAACTTGGACGTTTGGCAGGACAGTCCAGCACACGTACCTGATGCCTTGCGCTATTATTACTATCAGTACCTCTCATCAACTTCAGAAGCAGCTGAG GAGAAAATAGCCATGCTTCAGGAGAATGAATCATTGAAAAAGGAGATTGAGAGGCTAAGCAAAGAAAAGGACGGACTACTTAAGAGCAAAGAAAATTTCGAAGAGCAAATAGGTGCTTTTAACAAGTCTACAGAATCACTTCAGAAGGATCTTCGGGACAGAGAAAAGCAG GTGCAAAGTTTGAAGCAATCCTCAGAGCATCAGAGGAGGAACCTCAATGACTGTAGGGCTGAGATCACTTCTCTTAAAATGCATATTGAAGGGTCTCGCGCTGGTCAATATGTGTCACTGAATGAAGGTGATCCTGTAAAATTACAATCCAAGGAAGTCGAGGAACAGATAAGCACTCTGTCAGAGGAAGTTGTAAATCCAACAGTGGAAAAGGATGGTGGTTTGATTTCTAAAGTTTCTATATCGGCTGAGAAAGGGCACATACAAACAGAAGACGATATGGTGGTGGAAGAGGTTAAGAATATTATTGCTGATCAAAGAGAGGTGGCAGGAGAGGCCGGCAATATATCTTATGCCAACAATGGTACGTTGGAGAACCAGAAAGAAGTCTCAAACTATTTGTTAAGTCCATCAAACGGTAATTTCTCACCCAGAGACCTTGGAAGCATCTTGAAAGTGGATCCTGGAATTGGTCGTGATTCTAACTCAAAATCAGACAATGCAAATGGTGAAGCTGCTTCTGAGGAAATG GGTTTAGGAACGATTCAGATACTTGCAGATGCTTTGCCGAATATTGTTCCATATGTTCTGATAAACCATCGAGAg GAACTCCTTCCCCTGATGATGTGTGCAATTGAGCGGCATCCAGTTAGCAGTACAAGAGATTCCTTGACTCATACACTGTTCAACCTGATCAAACGTCCAGATGAACAGCAGAGGCGGATTATTATGGAT GCATGTGTTAGCCTATCGAGGAATGTTGGGGAAATGAGAACAGAAACAGAATTGCTTCCGCAGTGCTGGGAACAG ATAAATCATACATATGAAGAACGCAGGCTGCTAGTTGCTCAATCATGTGGGGAGCTTGCAGAATATGTCCGCCCTGAGATACGGGACTCTCTTATTTTGTCTATCGTACAACAACTCATAGAAGATTCTGCCACCGTTGTTCGAGAGGCTGCGGCTCATAATCTGGCATTGCTGCTTCCACTATTTCCTAACACAGACAAATATTTCAAG GTAGAGGAGATGATGTTTCAGCTGATATGCGATCCGTCTGGCCTGGTGGTTGAAACTACATTGAAAGAACTACTTCCTGCAGTGATAAAATGGGGTAACAGGCTGGATCATATCTTGAGAGGTCTTCTCTCTCACACTTTGAGCTCAGCTCAG CACTGCCCACCTCTTTCTGGAGTTGAAGGGTCATTGGAGTCTCATCTACGAGTCTTAGGTGAACGGGAGCGATGGAACATTGATGTCCTACTACGAATGCTCATGGAGTTGCTTCCAGCTATACACCAGAAGGCAATGACAACATGTCCGTTTTCTTCCATCTCAAAGTCAGAGGAATCTGCATTCTCTGTTTCCTTGCTTGAGATCTATGCCGA GGGACGTTCTGAGTGGCCTATGTTTGAGTGGATGCATGTTGATTGCTTTGCTAACTTGTTGCAACTGGCATGCATGTTGCCCCAGAAGGAAGACCATTTGAGAAATCGGATAACAAAG TTTCTCTTGGCTGTATCTGAACGTTTTGGAAGTTCCTACCTAACTCACATTGAGTTACCTGTATTTTTGGTGGCCGCTGGAGATGATGAGGCTGATCTTCGATTCTTACCTTCTGCAATCCATCCAAGAATAAAAG GCCTGAAACCAAGAACTGCTGTAGCCAATAGACTTGCCACTCTTTGTATTCTACCGCTTCTGCTGGCAGGAGTTCTTGGTGCGCCAAGTAAACGCGAAGAATTAACTATCTTCTTACGACAACTTTTAGTTGAGAGCAAAACCAAGGAAAACCAGTCATCGAAGCACAACAACGAGGTTTTGGATGCAGTTCGCTTCCTTTG CACATTTGAGGTACACCATAACATGATATTCGGCATTTTGTGGGAAATGGTCGTTGATTCCACTGCAGAACTCAAAATCAACGCTGCTAAGTTGTTGAAGACCATC GTTCCATATATCGACGCAAAAGTTGCTTCCGCCAATGTTTTACCAGCCTTGATCACTCTTGGCTCGGACCAGAACCTGAATGTGAAGTACGCAAGCATAGATGCATTTGGATCTGTAGCACAGCATTTCAAAGTCGACATG ATTGTTGATAAAATCCTAGTCCAGATGGATGCTTTTATGGAAGATGGATCTCATGAGGCTATAATCGCAGTCATTCGTGCACTCTTAGTTGCTATTCCTCACACGACAGAACGGCTTCGAGATTATCTTTTGTCCAAGATTTTACAACTTTCAGCAAGTCCAAGCTCTTCAACAGACGTAAATCGTCGTCGAGAAAGAGCTAACGCATTCTGTGAAGCCATTCGTGCACTCGATGCAACTG ATTTGTCTCAAACAAGTGTCAAAGAATACCTCCTTCCAGCGATTCAAAACCTACTGAAAGATCCAGATGCGCTAGATCCAGCTCACAAGGAAGCGTTAGAGATCATAATGAAGGAGAGATCAGGTGGGACATTTGAAGCAATTAGTAAAGCTATGGGTGCTCACTTGGGGATTGCATCATCCGTCACGAGCTTGTTTGGAGAAGGAGGCTTGTTGGGGAAGAAAGAAGCAACGGAAAGCACGGCACCTGGATCACCGACAGGTCAGGGACCCGAGTCACCAAAGGTTGTGGCTGCAGCAAGTGAAGACACGAGATTCAGACGTATCATGAGAGGCAACTTCACTGAGATGCTAAGGAGTAAAGCCAAGACCCAAGATGAGACACAGCCACAAAATCACTAA